A region of the Muricauda sp. MAR_2010_75 genome:
TCTGGAAAGCGGTGGAATGAAGCGCCGCTTTCCAATTGGGTCAATACCTTAAAATATAATAAGGCACATATTTATGAAAAAAATAGTGGCCCGACATGGGCAGAACCCGCTATTGTCTCCAAAAGACCTAAAACCCAGTCAACCTGAAATGGTGATTGAATGTCTGCTCAACCCTGGGGCATTTACCTATGGAGGGAAAATAGGCATTGTACTGAGGGTGGCGGAACGTACCAAGCAAAAGGAAGGAACTGTGTCCGTACCCATATATGATGAAATGGGGAGGTTAAAAATAATGGAGTTCTCTTTGGATGACCCAAAACTCGATAATTCAGATGCTCGGGTTATAACCTATGACGGAGAACAGTACCTTACGACAATTTCCCATCTTAGGGTTTTGTTCAGTACGGATGGTGTCAATTTTGAGGAAACCACGGAATACCCGCCAATATTTGGCCAAGGAACCTATGAAAGTTACGGGATTGAGGATTGTAGGGTGTCACAGATTAAGGATACCTACTATCTTACCTATACCATGGTTTCTTCCAATGGAGTGGGTGTTGGGTTAAAAACAACATTGGACTGGAAAAAGTTCAAATCCCACGGCATGATTTTTAGCCCTCACAATAAGGACTGTGCCATTTTTGAAGAAACTGTCAATGGTAAGTATTATGCGTTCCATCGTCCCAGT
Encoded here:
- a CDS encoding glycoside hydrolase family 130 protein is translated as MKKIVARHGQNPLLSPKDLKPSQPEMVIECLLNPGAFTYGGKIGIVLRVAERTKQKEGTVSVPIYDEMGRLKIMEFSLDDPKLDNSDARVITYDGEQYLTTISHLRVLFSTDGVNFEETTEYPPIFGQGTYESYGIEDCRVSQIKDTYYLTYTMVSSNGVGVGLKTTLDWKKFKSHGMIFSPHNKDCAIFEETVNGKYYAFHRPSSPELGGNYMWIAESMDGMHWGNHKCIARTRPDRFDSARLGAGAAPIKTEKGWLAIYHGADHQHRYCLGALLLDLEDPSKVLSRSEVPIMEPEEAYEKVGFFGEVIFTNGHVIDGDDIHVYYGASDEHVALATLSISEILKTLDHS